The following proteins come from a genomic window of Nicotiana tomentosiformis chromosome 12, ASM39032v3, whole genome shotgun sequence:
- the LOC104094616 gene encoding 14 kDa proline-rich protein DC2.15-like, which yields MASKRTTSLALFLLVNLLFFSLVSACGTCPSPKPKPKPTRSPNYKGKCPKNTLKLGVCANILGNLLGLKIGNIPKKPCCTLIKGLADVEAALCLCTAIKANVLGINLNVPLSLSLLLNVCGKKVPSGFICP from the coding sequence atggcttcaaaaagAACTACTTCTCTTGCCCTTTTTCTTCTTGTCAACCTTCTATTTTTCTCTCTTGTTAGTGCATGTGGCACTTGTCCTagtccaaaaccaaaaccaaagcCAACCCGTAGCCCTAATTATAAAGGCAAGTGTCCTAAAAACACCCTAAAATTAGGTGTTTGTGCTAATATTCTTGGAAATTTACTTGGCCTTAAAATTGGTAATATTCCAAAGAAACCTTGTTGTACTCTCATAAAAGGACTTGCTGATGTTGAAGCTGCCCTTTGCCTTTGCACTGCAATTAAAGCAAATGTTCTTGGGATTAATCTCAATGTCCCTCTTTCACTAAGTCTTTTACTTAATGTCTGTGGGAAAAAGGTTCCATCTGGCTTTATTTGCCCTTGA